tcatatgatttatggctcattggtagagcatcggcgcggaatacccaacatccagggttcgatccctggataataatagaatgttTACAGATAAACAATAAACCAATGgcaacaatgcttaccatcaaaggtgacaaaagcAAGTAaagcataacaaaaaaaaaagaagttgctaaatgtaatgtgtgaacacagctaacacagacaatgaaagaaacaaattttgcaaaaaatattttataaaaaaatttttattgacaattctctgcacattacaattatttttgcaactttaaaaaggcacaatagccctttcaaatgttgccgtcaacccaggcagggggagacactgccttgttgacccaccggggagattacccggtgattggctaagagaagccggaagaagagctgaagatttggaacatttttacaggagcgattaacctttagttcggatttgtgggtaaccacgtcgccctccgtgaacacatcatcggactaagcggaaccccacgtcccctttccggctagagccctccaaacctcggtatatgttgtttttatatataccgtacagtaggggcatgaccccctacgggcttattacgagtcaaggggaaacggggctacggaaaggaagggagcccagatatgcacttcaattttttaaatataagataccgtctcgggaatccgaatgaagtatagaaatatcatgtcatccatccaatcattacaatttattcagtgtcatgccccaatcAAGAATtctttcagatccaatgttactattaacctacactgagaaaagaaaaacaacaccattaagcatctcaattgttgctcatgtgacttacatgactcatagattcaacttctgacagaagcttgggaaaggccatacaaattgtagatgaaaatcattgtataaggctcttgaatgataaaataacacccgtagaatgttgcattgttgatagttgtgttcccagtatgctgaaaatcctttcctattggataaattttttttatagattagacatggttggcaaaaaggaggagaaaagcttcatcataaattcaaaaatttttcaagaaaattccttttatacctaaagagtccatgtatgatgttaatcgctgcaatgccagtgaagtgaaacatctttatggccatttaagtacccagcttcaccaacactctgagcgtaaaggacaagttgttctttagcaagagaagcagaattatttgagacttctagctgtgacagaactataaaggattgctgttatacaggattcattcacacaagatggtacttctcattagacaatgtgcatactctattactttacctcataccttaatggtaatgcactctcagtgttttttcaactgtaggctgactcttccatcctgtaacacttccagacttgacttgatcccctgctaaaattctgtgaatgcaaaataatagcattaaaaatactttttcgatagacaaaaaaccgaaaagtacctaatccatgttttatgttgaattcatgccatttctgggtttccgtaccacacccattttcggcccaaatacagtcccacaattcttcagttccttcgctgcatggacttattattaacgattcttttagtacagcactaacagaatttaaatttaacacactgtcaggtggtggactgaataactaaacaataaataatttttttttttaattctatacttattttgaattcttatttgaaaagtttttggtacctgactgtgttcgcctaatgccaactcatcctcacgttcagttagggaagagttttgaaaaacctc
The window above is part of the Daphnia carinata strain CSIRO-1 chromosome 7, CSIRO_AGI_Dcar_HiC_V3, whole genome shotgun sequence genome. Proteins encoded here:
- the LOC130691170 gene encoding uncharacterized protein LOC130691170, yielding MDKIIQQKDDQIMKLQAQLLEQHKILDNSKAKDAQILSLQAQLGEKNKLERNSFQTVKEVFQNSSLTEREDELALGEHSQLFSPPPDSVLNLNSVSAVLKESLIISPCSEGTEELWDCIWAENGCGTETQKWHEFNIKHGLEF